In Parageobacillus sp. KH3-4, the genomic window CATTCATTCCTAATGTAACATAGACGTATGTGCAATGAATTTTACCGGAGCTTCCGCACATGTAATCGTAATATGAACCATCATTGTACCCAAACCTTTTATCGCTGTGATCACCTGTTAAATCAACTTGTAAATTGGTATTAATAGTTTGGATGATTTAATCATATTGTGCATCTCTCCGTACGTTATTTTCCTATTTTCGGAAACGCCATTTTTTCGTAAATATCATTTTTGGCAGTCTCGCCATTGAACGTTGCTACAAGGATTTTGTTCGCTAAGCTCGTACCCGAAAGTTAAAGTGATAATACTAGTGAAAATAAAACAATTTTCGTCTTTCTTCAATTTATCCCCCTTATCATTGAATTTTTTGTAAATTTACTATATTATAACATTAGCTGCAATGATTTTTTATAATTTTTGGAAGGAGGCTTTGAAAATAAAAAAAACATTTTTATTAATTATTATTGTATTGCTAGTCGCTTGTTCTAACAAAAAAGATGCGGTTCATCAAGTCCCTGATAAAATACCTGTAACCATACAAATACTAGATAAGGGTGGCAAATATTCTAAGTTCTTAGTGCATATTACTGCAAAAGGATACCAAACCAAAGAAATTGCCTATGTTCCTAAAGATAAAACGATGATTGTAAACAAAAAATTTTTTACATTGAATTTATATGTCGGTATTACATATACTTTTCAAGTCTCCCCGACTAAATACGATACTATCGATGAGTATTTAAAAGCGAAGAAAGCGTCAGGGGGTACGAACAAAGGTGAAAATTTACCAATAAGCAAAATACAATTCACGCCCAGTTTAAAAAATAATAAATTCACTATTTCCGTAGAATGACATTACGACAAAAAAGAAAGTAAAATATGGACCAGCACTAAAATCCGTTCCTACCGTGCAGAGACCTTTCTCGCGTAGTCCATTTGTCACAGCACCAAGATCAATCACCGTTTTCAGTTTTTGCCCCGCCTTTTTCACTTTTCCTCCGTAAAACTCTAAAGTAAGCAAATTACAGTATTAGTTGAAATACTTTTATTCTAACTTTTGTGTAATGGGCAACCCGCTGAATCCACTATTGTATTTAACAAATATGTAAAAATAATTACACACTTCATATTTTGCAATATGTGTTATAACCAACTTCACCAAATGATTAAAAAGGCAGGAGTCAGGAAAATTCGCTTTCATGATTTGCGCCACACGCACGCAACGATTATGCTTCAATTAGGGGAACATCCGAAAGTCGTCTCTGAACATCTTGGCCATTCATCCATCGAGATGACCATGAACACCTATTCTCATGCTACCACTGACATGCAGCAACAATCATCCGACCGTTTTGAAAGAGCGCTGAAAAAACTTCACGGAGTCAAATAATGCAGTCAAAATGTGGCCAAATGTTAAAAAATACAGCGCAACCCCTTGATAAAACAAGGGTGTTGCGCTAATGTGTTTACATCACCCGCTTAAACATTTTTTCGAGCTCATATGTAGAAAAATGGATAATGATCGGTCGGCCGTGCGGGCACGTAAACGGATCGGTCGTTTTGCGCAATGATTCCAACAGGGCGAAGATTTCGTCATCGCGCAAGTACTCATTCGCTTTTATCGAGCGTTTGCAGCTCATTAAAATCGCTGCTTTTTCACGGAGCTGCTTAATATCGACTTTTTTCATCTCGATGACTTGCTGGATCATTTCTTCAATAATTTCCGCTTCTTCCCCTTTTGGAAACCATGATGGGTGGGAGCGGACAATGAACGTATTGTGGCCGAACGGTTCTAAAAAAACGCCGCATTTCGCCAATTCTTCACGATGCGCATCAATCAGCACATATTCGTCGGCCGGATAATGGAACGTAAGCGGAACGAGCAATTCCTGCACTTCGTTTGTTACTTCCCCAACTTTTTCGCGAAAATATTCGTACTTAATGCGCTCTTGGGCGGCGTGCTGGTCAATGATGTAAAGCCCTCTCTCGTTTTGCGCCAAAATGTACGTTCCGTGCATTTGTCCGATTGGATAAAGCGGCGGAAGCCGGTCATTCACGCGCGCTTGTTCTCGTTCGGCTGATTCCGTCTTCTCGCTCGTCTCAACCCGTTCCTCATCCGCGCTATTTTTTGTTGCTTCCGCTTGCGGCGGCAGCGGAGGGAGTTCTTCCTTCTGTTCTTCCGCTTGACTCGGTTGTTTCGGTTCCTCGACATGAATGAGTGGAGAAACAATTGGCTCTTTCACGACATGTTCAAACGTCCAAGTTGTCTGTTCCGCTTTTAGTTTTGGCGTTTCTTTTGGCTTGGCGGTCATCTCGGGAATAAGCGTCCGCGCTTGAAGCGCCTGGCGGACGGCTTGGGTGACGAGCTCATTTAATTCGGCTTCTTTGCTGAAACGTACTTCCAATTTCGCCGGATGGACGTTGACATCGACTAAAATCGGATCCATCGTCACCGATAAAAGTACAATCGGATAGCGGCCGATCGGCAAAAACGTATGATATCCCGCTTCGATCGCTTTCATGAGCGGAACGTTGCGCACATATCGCCCGTTGACGATCGTGGACATGTAGTTTCGCGACGCGCGCGTCACTTCTGGAAGCGAAATGAAGCCTTGGACAGTGAAATCAAGCGATTCCGCTTGAATCGGAATCATTTTTTTCGCGACATCCATGCCGTAAATCGCGGCAAGCACATGGCGCACATCACCGTTTCCACTCGTATAAAGCAGCTGCTTCCCGTGATGGCGCAAGCGAAACGAAACGTCAGGATGCGCCATGGCAAGGCGATTAATGACATCGGTGATATGCCCAAGCTCCGTATGAATCGTTTTCATATATTTTAAGCGAGCCGGTGTATTAAAAAACAAGTTGGATACGGTAATATCCGTCCCTTTGCGGCTTGCTGTCCGTTCGCGTTTGACGAGTCTGCCGCCTTTGAAGACAACCCGCGTTCCCGGACCATCGCCGGTGCCTGTCTTCATTTCGACTTCTGAGACGGAGGCGATGCTCGGCAGCGCTTCGCCGCGAAAACCAAGCGTGCGGATGCGGAACAAATCATGCTCGTCCTTAATTTTGCTTGTCGCATGCCGCTCAAATGCGATGAGACAATCATCTTCTTCCATTCCATCTCCATTATCGATGACGCGAATTTTCATCAGTCCCGCTTCTTCTAACTCAATTTCAATGATGGTGCTATTCGCGTCAATCGCGTTTTCCACGAGCTCTTTGACGACGGAGGCAGGGCGCTCGACGACTTCTCCTGCAGCGATTTTATTGGACAGCTGGTCGTCGAGCTTATGAATTTTTCCCATCGCTATGCCCCCTTTACTTTAATAGTTTTTGAATTTCGTATAATTTATTTAACGCTTCAAGCGGTGTCATTTCCAATAAATTGACGGACCTTAGCGCCTCGAGCGCCTTTTTTTCCTTTTTCGATAGACGGGATTCTTCTTTGGAAGGCTTTTCTTCGGCAAACATGCTTAGTTGTTCAAAGGCCGCTTCGTTCTTGCCGCTCGGCTCTTCTTTTTCTTCTTTCCGCTGCTCTTGCTGCTCAAGCTCCGCCAAAATTTCTTGAGCGCGTTGAATGAGGGAGGAAGGAAGGCCGGCAAGCTCGGCGACGTGAATACCATAGCTTTGGTCGGCCGGCCCTTCTTCAATTTTGTGGAGAAACACGACTTTTCCGTTTTCCTCGATGGCGCTCACATGGACGTTTTTCAGTTTCGGAAGCGATTGCTCCAGATCCGTTAATTCGTGATAATGTGTGCTAAACAACGTTTTCGCGCCAATATGGTCATGAATGTATTCGATGATCGCTTGCGCCAGCGCCATCCCATCGTACGTAGACGTGCCGCGCCCGATTTCATCGAACAAAATGAGGCTGTTTTGCGTTGCGTGAACGATCGCATTGCGCGCTTCGAGCATTTCGACCATAAATGTGCTTTGCCCCGACACTAAATCATCGGCAGCGCCGATTCTCGTAAACACTTGATCAAAAATCGGGAGCACTGCTTTATCTGCTGGTACAAAACAGCCGATTTGCGCCATGATGGCAGTAAGGGCAATTTGCCGCATATACGTGCTTTTTCCGGACATATTCGGCCCCGTAATCAACAACAGTTCCCGTTCTTTATTCATATAACAATCGTTCGGCACATATGTTTGCGCCCCAAGCACTTTTTCCACTACAGGATGGCGGCCCGCTTGAATGACAAGCTCCCGATGATCGGAAAACTGCGGTTTCACATAATGGCGCTCTTCGCTGACGGTCGCAAACGACTGCAAGACATCAAGCTCGCTGATTGCTTTCGCCAACGATTGCAGACGCGGAATATATTGTTTGACTCGTTCGCGAATGTCGACAAACAATTCATATTCTAGTTCAATGCTTTTTTCTTCCGCTTCTAAAATAAGCGCTTCTTTTTCTTTTAATTCCTGGGTAATAAAACGCTCGGCGTTGGCAAGCGTCTGTTTCCGCTCATAGCGCCCTTTCGGCAATAAATGAAGATTCGGCTTTGTCACCTCAATGTAATAGCCGAACACGCGATTATAACCGATTTTCAACGATTTAATTCCGGTTAGTTCTCGTTCTTTGCTTTCCAACTGGGCAATCCACGATTTTCCGTTGCGGCTTGCATCGCGGAAACGGTCGAGCGTCTCATTATACCCGTCTTTAATGATGTTGCCTTCTTTTACGGATAACGGCGGATTTTCTTGAATCGACCGCTCCAACAGATCGACAAGCTCCGAACATGGGTCGAGTTTGTCGGCAAGCTGCTGCGCTTCGTCATCGGAAAGATTTGCGACAATATCTTTTAGCGCAGGAATTTGCTGAAGCGATTTTTTGAGCTGAATTAAATCGCGCGCGTTTACGTTTCCGTAGGCGACACGGCCGGCGAGGCGCTCGACGTCGTACACTTCACGGAGGCGTTCGCGCAGCTCTTGGCGCTCGAAATAGTGATGAATCAATGTTTCAACCATATGCAAGCGCCGTTCAATTTGTCCGCGGTCCAAAAGCGGGCGGTCGAGCCATTGCTTCAGCAATCGTCCGCCCATCGCCGTCACCGTTTCATCAAGCAGCCACAAGAGCGAGCCTTTCCGCCCTTTTGAACGGATCGTCTCGGTTAATTCCAAATTCCGCTTCGAATACAAATCGATTTTCATATAGTGGTCAACTTGATACACTTGAACGGGCTGCATATGATCAAGGCGCCGCTTTTGCGTACGAATAATGTAATGAAGGAGGCGGGCAAACGTGATTTGCAGCTTGTCCTGTGCAAGCCCGCTGGCAATCGCCGCAAACCCTTCCGGCATTTCCGTTCCGTCTTCGTACGAGATCGTCACCCCATA contains:
- the mutS gene encoding DNA mismatch repair protein MutS; the encoded protein is MAKYTPMIQQYLDIKAQYPDAFLFFRLGDFYEMFFDDAIKAAQELEITLTSRDGGGEERVPMCGVPYHSAQGYIEQLISKGYKVAICEQVEDPKTAKGVVRREVVQLITPGTVMEGKGLLEKENNYLATVTMFADGTYGFAYTDLSTGENRITILASFEDVMNELYAIGTKEIVLASDFPSDEQQLLKERYGVTISYEDGTEMPEGFAAIASGLAQDKLQITFARLLHYIIRTQKRRLDHMQPVQVYQVDHYMKIDLYSKRNLELTETIRSKGRKGSLLWLLDETVTAMGGRLLKQWLDRPLLDRGQIERRLHMVETLIHHYFERQELRERLREVYDVERLAGRVAYGNVNARDLIQLKKSLQQIPALKDIVANLSDDEAQQLADKLDPCSELVDLLERSIQENPPLSVKEGNIIKDGYNETLDRFRDASRNGKSWIAQLESKERELTGIKSLKIGYNRVFGYYIEVTKPNLHLLPKGRYERKQTLANAERFITQELKEKEALILEAEEKSIELEYELFVDIRERVKQYIPRLQSLAKAISELDVLQSFATVSEERHYVKPQFSDHRELVIQAGRHPVVEKVLGAQTYVPNDCYMNKERELLLITGPNMSGKSTYMRQIALTAIMAQIGCFVPADKAVLPIFDQVFTRIGAADDLVSGQSTFMVEMLEARNAIVHATQNSLILFDEIGRGTSTYDGMALAQAIIEYIHDHIGAKTLFSTHYHELTDLEQSLPKLKNVHVSAIEENGKVVFLHKIEEGPADQSYGIHVAELAGLPSSLIQRAQEILAELEQQEQRKEEKEEPSGKNEAAFEQLSMFAEEKPSKEESRLSKKEKKALEALRSVNLLEMTPLEALNKLYEIQKLLK
- the mutL gene encoding DNA mismatch repair endonuclease MutL; amino-acid sequence: MGKIHKLDDQLSNKIAAGEVVERPASVVKELVENAIDANSTIIEIELEEAGLMKIRVIDNGDGMEEDDCLIAFERHATSKIKDEHDLFRIRTLGFRGEALPSIASVSEVEMKTGTGDGPGTRVVFKGGRLVKRERTASRKGTDITVSNLFFNTPARLKYMKTIHTELGHITDVINRLAMAHPDVSFRLRHHGKQLLYTSGNGDVRHVLAAIYGMDVAKKMIPIQAESLDFTVQGFISLPEVTRASRNYMSTIVNGRYVRNVPLMKAIEAGYHTFLPIGRYPIVLLSVTMDPILVDVNVHPAKLEVRFSKEAELNELVTQAVRQALQARTLIPEMTAKPKETPKLKAEQTTWTFEHVVKEPIVSPLIHVEEPKQPSQAEEQKEELPPLPPQAEATKNSADEERVETSEKTESAEREQARVNDRLPPLYPIGQMHGTYILAQNERGLYIIDQHAAQERIKYEYFREKVGEVTNEVQELLVPLTFHYPADEYVLIDAHREELAKCGVFLEPFGHNTFIVRSHPSWFPKGEEAEIIEEMIQQVIEMKKVDIKQLREKAAILMSCKRSIKANEYLRDDEIFALLESLRKTTDPFTCPHGRPIIIHFSTYELEKMFKRVM